A genomic segment from Candidatus Limnocylindrales bacterium encodes:
- the speA gene encoding biosynthetic arginine decarboxylase, with protein sequence MMQNDATRRWSTQDAAELYEVKGWGKGYFSVSAAGHLLCHPQKDPNRFVDLKQLVDSMQLRGLDLPLLVRFNGILRDRVREIHDVFARAISDHKYNGTYQCVYPIKVNQQRHVVEQIVQIGKEYGFGLEAGSKPEMLCVVAMTEANAPIICNGFKDGEFIEMAMLALKIGRNVIPVVEKYTELDLILKSAERLGVRPQIGMRVKLAARGSGRWQSSGGHRSKFGLTVSEILAAFEELKSRGMGDCFKLLHFHLGSQITNIRHVKAALIEAARIYTELYQRGAGLEYMNVGGGLGVDYDGSQTNFESSMNYTLEEYANDVVYHIQNVCDEVGVPHPNIISESGRALTAYHSALIFGCLGVADQGGSAEIPLAVPEDAEQPLHDLLQTYQGLMPRNLLESYHDAQQALDIAMNQFATGYLPLDQRCLIENLFFATLRKIRKLTEQLEFVPEELEGLDLMLSDTYFCNFSLFQSMPDSWAIKQLFPVMPIHRLNEMPTHHAVIGDVTCDSDGKIDHFIDRRDVRRTLRFHTFDGSPYYLGAFLIGAYQEILGDLHNLFGDTNTVHVDLTEEGEVVIGSIIKGDTVSEVLGYVQFPKEQLVHRLQVAVDKAVRAGRLDHLEAGRFLKFYEEGLNGYTYLEEVHGT encoded by the coding sequence ATGATGCAGAACGATGCGACCCGGCGCTGGTCGACCCAGGACGCCGCGGAACTGTACGAGGTCAAGGGCTGGGGCAAAGGCTACTTCTCGGTGTCGGCCGCGGGACACCTGCTCTGCCATCCCCAGAAGGATCCGAACCGCTTCGTCGATCTCAAGCAGCTCGTCGACTCGATGCAGCTGCGCGGCCTCGATCTTCCGCTGCTCGTGCGCTTCAACGGAATCCTTCGGGATCGCGTGCGGGAAATCCACGACGTGTTCGCGCGCGCGATCTCGGATCACAAGTACAACGGCACCTACCAGTGCGTCTATCCGATCAAGGTCAACCAGCAGCGCCACGTGGTCGAGCAGATCGTGCAGATCGGAAAGGAGTACGGGTTCGGCCTCGAAGCCGGCAGCAAGCCCGAAATGCTCTGCGTCGTCGCGATGACCGAAGCCAATGCACCGATCATCTGCAACGGCTTCAAGGACGGCGAGTTCATCGAGATGGCGATGCTCGCGCTCAAGATCGGGCGCAACGTGATCCCGGTCGTCGAAAAGTACACCGAGCTCGACCTGATCCTGAAGAGCGCCGAGCGGCTCGGCGTGCGCCCGCAGATCGGCATGCGCGTCAAGCTTGCCGCGCGCGGGTCCGGACGCTGGCAGTCGTCGGGCGGCCACCGTTCGAAGTTCGGCCTTACGGTCAGCGAGATCCTTGCGGCGTTCGAGGAGCTCAAGAGCCGCGGCATGGGCGACTGCTTCAAGCTGCTGCACTTCCACCTCGGAAGCCAGATCACGAACATCCGGCACGTGAAGGCCGCGCTGATCGAGGCGGCGCGCATCTACACCGAGCTCTACCAGCGCGGCGCGGGCCTCGAATACATGAACGTCGGCGGCGGGCTCGGAGTGGACTACGACGGCTCGCAGACCAATTTCGAATCGAGCATGAACTACACGCTCGAGGAGTACGCGAACGACGTCGTCTACCACATCCAGAACGTCTGCGACGAAGTCGGCGTGCCGCACCCGAACATCATCTCGGAAAGCGGACGCGCGCTTACGGCCTACCATTCGGCGCTGATCTTCGGCTGCCTCGGAGTCGCCGACCAGGGCGGCAGCGCGGAGATTCCGCTTGCCGTGCCGGAAGACGCCGAGCAGCCGCTTCACGACCTGCTGCAGACCTACCAGGGCCTGATGCCGCGCAACCTGCTCGAGAGCTACCACGACGCGCAGCAGGCTCTCGACATCGCGATGAACCAGTTCGCGACCGGCTATCTTCCGCTCGACCAGCGCTGCCTGATCGAAAACCTGTTCTTCGCGACGCTGCGCAAGATCCGCAAGCTGACCGAGCAGCTCGAGTTCGTGCCGGAGGAGCTCGAAGGCCTCGACCTCATGCTGTCGGACACGTACTTCTGCAATTTCTCGCTGTTCCAATCGATGCCCGACAGCTGGGCGATCAAGCAGCTGTTCCCGGTGATGCCGATCCACCGGCTGAACGAGATGCCGACCCATCACGCGGTGATCGGCGACGTCACGTGCGACTCCGACGGCAAGATCGACCACTTCATCGACCGGCGCGACGTGCGGCGCACGCTGCGCTTCCATACCTTCGACGGCTCGCCGTACTACCTCGGCGCGTTCCTGATCGGCGCGTATCAGGAAATCCTCGGTGACCTGCACAACCTGTTCGGCGACACCAATACGGTCCACGTCGACCTGACCGAGGAAGGCGAAGTCGTCATCGGCAGCATCATCAAGGGCGACACCGTCAGCGAAGTGCTCGGCTACGTGCAGTTCCCGAAGGAGCAGCTCGTGCACCGCCTGC
- a CDS encoding FAD-dependent oxidoreductase → MFRDLELRLLPSLATQPDALRDAAARAAGVSPSRVRGVTALRRSLDARPRSPVYQLRVRVWIDEEPRAPELLELALRDVRSAPPVVVVGAGPAGLFAALRLIEGGLRPIVLERGKDVRGRRIDVARLSRDGIVNPESNYCYGEGGAGTFSDGKLYTRSTKRGDVERILQILVRHGAPADILVDAHPHIGTNRLPRVVDAIRRTIVECGGEVRFGARVDGLVREAGAVRGVVLADGERVVAGSVILATGHSARDVYAMLDESGIRLEPKAFAFGVRVEHPQALVDSIQYRCERRPAELPPASYSLLRRVDGRGVYSFCMCPGGVICPATTSQDEVVVNGWSPSRRNSRWANSGIVVETTIEDARRLCGDGVLAGARLQASIEQRAAEAGGGLAVAPAQRLMDFVDARASTDLPSCSYPPGIRAAELGDVLPGFAAHALRDGLRLFGERMRGFLTNDAVVVGVETRTSAPARIPRDASTGMHPEVRGLFPCGEGAGAAGGIVSAAMDGERAAAAVLGVPYARGAEAVSARKA, encoded by the coding sequence ATGTTCCGGGATCTCGAGCTTCGCCTGCTGCCTTCGCTCGCCACGCAGCCGGACGCCCTTCGCGACGCGGCAGCCCGGGCCGCCGGCGTCTCGCCGTCGCGCGTCCGGGGCGTGACCGCCCTGCGCCGTTCGCTCGATGCCCGTCCGCGATCTCCCGTCTATCAACTCCGCGTCCGCGTCTGGATCGATGAGGAGCCGCGCGCGCCGGAGCTCCTCGAGCTCGCTCTTCGCGACGTGCGCTCGGCGCCGCCCGTCGTCGTCGTCGGGGCAGGCCCGGCGGGACTGTTTGCCGCGCTCCGCCTGATCGAGGGCGGGCTGCGCCCGATCGTGCTCGAGAGGGGCAAGGACGTACGCGGCCGGCGCATCGACGTCGCACGGCTGAGCCGCGACGGGATCGTCAACCCGGAAAGCAATTACTGCTACGGCGAAGGCGGCGCCGGGACGTTTTCCGACGGCAAGCTCTACACGCGCTCGACCAAGCGCGGCGACGTCGAGCGCATCCTCCAGATCCTCGTCCGGCACGGCGCGCCGGCCGACATCCTCGTCGATGCGCATCCGCACATCGGCACCAACCGGCTGCCGCGCGTCGTCGATGCGATCCGCCGGACCATCGTCGAATGCGGCGGCGAGGTTCGTTTCGGCGCGCGCGTCGACGGGCTCGTGCGGGAAGCCGGCGCGGTGCGCGGCGTCGTGCTCGCGGACGGGGAGCGCGTTGTCGCGGGCTCCGTCATCCTCGCCACCGGCCATTCGGCGCGCGACGTGTACGCGATGCTCGACGAGAGCGGCATCCGGCTCGAACCGAAAGCGTTCGCGTTCGGAGTCCGCGTCGAGCATCCGCAGGCCCTCGTCGACTCGATCCAGTATCGCTGCGAGCGGCGTCCGGCCGAGCTTCCGCCGGCGTCGTACTCGCTGCTCCGGCGCGTCGACGGGCGCGGCGTGTACTCGTTCTGCATGTGCCCGGGCGGCGTCATCTGCCCGGCAACGACTTCGCAGGACGAGGTCGTCGTCAACGGCTGGTCGCCGTCGAGGCGCAACTCGCGCTGGGCAAACTCCGGTATCGTCGTCGAGACGACGATCGAAGACGCGCGCCGGCTTTGCGGCGACGGGGTGCTTGCGGGCGCGCGGCTGCAGGCGTCGATCGAGCAGCGTGCGGCCGAAGCCGGCGGAGGGCTCGCGGTCGCACCGGCGCAGCGCCTGATGGACTTCGTCGACGCGCGCGCGAGCACGGATCTTCCATCGTGCTCGTACCCGCCGGGAATCCGCGCGGCCGAGCTCGGCGACGTGCTGCCCGGCTTTGCCGCGCACGCGCTTCGTGACGGCCTGCGGCTGTTCGGCGAACGCATGCGCGGCTTCCTGACCAACGACGCGGTCGTCGTCGGCGTCGAGACGAGGACGTCGGCGCCGGCGCGAATACCACGCGACGCCTCGACCGGAATGCATCCGGAAGTCCGCGGCCTGTTTCCATGCGGCGAAGGGGCCGGAGCCGCCGGCGGCATAGTGTCGGCGGCGATGGATGGCGAACGCGCAGCGGCGGCCGTTCTCGGCGTGCCATATGCGCGCGGAGCGGAGGCCGTCAGCGCTCGTAAAGCATGA
- a CDS encoding glycosyltransferase family 39 protein, with translation MTGAKSARSRIFGALVLLILAAGAYVRFSGIGLRSVWFDEGQTLGMVQVPIVDLLRHLDNPVLNNQVFYYLALRPWHLLGDDISTVRGFSAICSIVAILLTCLLGRRLFGMAAGLVAGALLSIHWFSIRYAQEARGYSLAMMCSCLAALFLAKALDSGRRRDIAWWVVASGLAMYSHSFALFTIAFQILSLAALGPRALFAKKNLLIGIAAITALTAPILYTLGTASHKVISWIPPVTSQYLIWQTGYLAGGGSGVPYVYVAVLAILVVRILRERDPVARWGATLFILWGLGPLAALATISLWGPVLLNRYLVMSIPAWTLAAGAAVASVRQNRTLAPVAWVLVGVILTSQLKVASGFAEGPHEEDWTTPANLVAQDARPGDAILYDSSWSAFALEYYLKRSGAPQPARLQHGELLFSNEFDKAEASAADRVWLVLSREDIVRAIRIQALLEATHSKVSSKYADEVRIMLYER, from the coding sequence ATGACCGGTGCCAAGTCCGCGAGATCGCGCATTTTCGGCGCTCTCGTCCTGTTGATCCTCGCCGCCGGCGCGTACGTGCGCTTCAGCGGGATCGGGCTGAGATCAGTCTGGTTCGACGAAGGCCAGACGCTCGGGATGGTGCAGGTCCCGATCGTCGATCTGCTGCGCCATCTCGACAATCCGGTACTGAACAACCAGGTTTTCTACTACCTGGCGCTGCGGCCATGGCACCTGCTCGGCGACGACATCTCGACGGTTCGCGGCTTCTCGGCGATCTGTTCGATCGTCGCAATCCTCCTCACCTGTCTTCTCGGGCGGCGCCTTTTCGGTATGGCCGCCGGACTCGTCGCGGGCGCACTGCTTTCGATTCACTGGTTTTCGATCCGCTATGCGCAGGAAGCGCGCGGCTACTCGCTCGCGATGATGTGCTCGTGCCTTGCGGCGCTCTTTCTGGCGAAGGCTCTCGACAGCGGTCGTCGCCGCGATATCGCGTGGTGGGTCGTCGCGAGCGGCCTTGCGATGTACTCGCATTCGTTCGCGCTGTTCACCATCGCATTCCAGATCCTTTCGCTGGCTGCGCTCGGCCCGCGCGCGCTGTTTGCGAAAAAAAACCTGCTGATCGGGATTGCCGCGATCACCGCGCTGACGGCGCCGATCCTCTACACGCTCGGCACCGCGTCGCACAAGGTGATCAGCTGGATTCCGCCGGTGACGAGCCAGTACCTGATCTGGCAGACGGGATACCTCGCGGGAGGCGGCTCGGGAGTTCCGTACGTTTACGTAGCCGTGCTGGCAATTCTCGTCGTTCGTATCTTGCGCGAACGCGATCCGGTCGCGCGCTGGGGCGCGACGCTTTTCATCCTGTGGGGTCTCGGGCCGCTCGCGGCGCTTGCCACGATCTCGCTGTGGGGTCCGGTCCTGCTCAACCGCTATCTGGTGATGTCGATCCCGGCGTGGACGCTCGCTGCGGGCGCGGCCGTCGCGAGCGTCCGCCAGAACCGAACGCTGGCACCGGTTGCCTGGGTTCTGGTCGGAGTCATTCTCACTTCCCAGCTGAAAGTCGCCAGCGGGTTTGCCGAGGGGCCACACGAGGAAGACTGGACGACTCCGGCGAACCTCGTTGCCCAGGACGCGCGGCCGGGCGATGCGATCCTGTACGACAGCTCGTGGAGCGCGTTCGCACTCGAATACTATCTGAAGAGGTCCGGCGCGCCGCAGCCGGCACGGCTCCAGCACGGCGAGCTGCTGTTCTCGAACGAGTTCGACAAAGCCGAAGCTTCCGCGGCCGATCGCGTCTGGCTCGTCCTGTCGCGCGAAGACATCGTGCGCGCGATCCGCATCCAGGCGCTGCTCGAAGCCACGCATTCGAAGGTGTCGTCGAAGTACGCCGACGAGGTCCGCATCATGCTTTACGAGCGCTGA
- a CDS encoding TetR/AcrR family transcriptional regulator: MSVAASPTPIASGRRERRKLEVRRRMIDAAQALFEERGVHATTVVEICERADVAHKTFFNHFPAKQDLVRAMAREAIEFLLDDIATAHASGRSTAGRLDAFFESVATRASAAGPMHRELMTEIIHAAQGADEPTDARRLHAAFGAIVADGVRAGEVTRKHPSETLTETILGMYYALMFNWANLEHYPIAARARAASKFLADALAPQGSEASRPSEAAGTGHAARPRPIRKNVPRKETLHGKA, translated from the coding sequence GTGAGCGTCGCCGCTTCCCCGACTCCGATCGCGTCCGGCCGCCGCGAGCGCCGCAAGCTCGAGGTGCGCCGGCGGATGATCGATGCCGCGCAGGCCCTCTTCGAAGAGCGCGGCGTCCACGCGACCACCGTCGTCGAGATCTGCGAGCGAGCCGACGTCGCGCACAAGACGTTCTTCAATCACTTCCCGGCCAAGCAGGACCTCGTCCGCGCAATGGCGCGCGAGGCGATCGAGTTCCTCCTCGACGACATCGCGACTGCGCACGCAAGCGGCCGCTCGACGGCGGGACGTCTCGACGCGTTTTTCGAGAGCGTCGCGACGCGCGCATCGGCGGCGGGCCCGATGCACCGCGAGCTGATGACCGAGATCATCCATGCCGCACAGGGCGCCGACGAGCCCACCGACGCGCGACGGCTGCATGCGGCGTTCGGTGCGATCGTTGCCGACGGCGTTCGCGCCGGAGAAGTCACGCGCAAGCATCCGAGCGAGACGCTGACCGAGACGATTCTCGGGATGTATTACGCGCTGATGTTCAACTGGGCGAACCTCGAACATTATCCGATCGCAGCCAGGGCGCGGGCCGCATCGAAGTTCCTCGCGGATGCGCTGGCGCCGCAGGGCTCGGAGGCGAGCCGTCCGAGCGAAGCGGCGGGCACGGGGCACGCAGCGCGCCCGCGACCGATTCGAAAGAACGTGCCACGCAAGGAGACTCTTCATGGCAAGGCGTGA
- a CDS encoding Rieske 2Fe-2S domain-containing protein has translation MARRDKENSILPIPNGWFAVEWTKELIAGQVKSIHYFGEDLVLFRGRSGEAHVLDPYCPHLGAHLGEGGRVLGDGLRCPFHGWTYDGSTGQCTSIPYCERIPAKAAVRAWPTCEKNGMIFVWHHSEGQAPTWEVPLLAEIGHADWSEPRTFELEVPVHVQDMHENNNDPVHFQFVHGNLEPLPSEISYAADGRAYRISSRQIRDTPYGRFETTLIRDSWGIGLSAVSTEGIPNAGLLMFSSTSPVDHDRTFSRWLLTATNNMVDLAGEDFMNGLTTGVMQDLRIWSNKVHRARPVLCEADTYLAEFRQWVKQFYSQPVQTQ, from the coding sequence ATGGCAAGGCGTGACAAGGAAAATTCGATCCTGCCGATCCCGAACGGCTGGTTCGCCGTCGAGTGGACCAAGGAGCTCATCGCGGGCCAGGTCAAGAGCATCCACTACTTCGGGGAAGACCTGGTGCTTTTCCGCGGGCGCTCCGGCGAGGCGCACGTGCTCGATCCGTACTGCCCGCACCTCGGCGCGCATCTCGGCGAAGGCGGCCGCGTGCTCGGAGACGGCCTGCGCTGCCCGTTCCACGGCTGGACGTACGACGGCTCGACCGGCCAGTGCACGTCGATTCCGTACTGCGAGCGGATTCCGGCCAAAGCCGCGGTACGTGCGTGGCCGACGTGCGAAAAGAACGGAATGATCTTTGTCTGGCATCACAGCGAGGGCCAGGCGCCGACGTGGGAAGTGCCGCTGCTTGCCGAGATCGGTCACGCGGACTGGTCCGAGCCGCGCACGTTCGAGCTCGAAGTGCCGGTGCACGTGCAGGACATGCACGAGAACAACAACGATCCGGTTCATTTCCAGTTCGTGCACGGAAACCTCGAGCCGCTGCCGTCGGAAATCTCGTACGCCGCAGACGGGCGTGCCTATCGCATCTCGAGCCGGCAGATCCGCGACACACCGTACGGGCGCTTCGAGACGACGCTGATCCGCGATTCGTGGGGCATCGGACTGTCGGCGGTCAGCACCGAAGGCATTCCGAACGCGGGGCTTCTGATGTTCTCGTCGACCAGCCCGGTCGACCACGATCGCACGTTCTCGCGCTGGCTGCTGACCGCGACCAACAACATGGTCGACCTTGCCGGCGAGGACTTCATGAACGGGCTGACGACCGGCGTGATGCAGGACCTGCGCATCTGGTCGAACAAGGTCCATCGCGCGCGGCCGGTCTTGTGCGAGGCCGACACGTATCTCGCCGAGTTCCGGCAGTGGGTGAAGCAGTTCTACAGCCAGCCCGTGCAGACGCAGTAG
- a CDS encoding amidohydrolase family protein: MDRFLVISSDCHAGLPPDQYRNYLDPQYRELFDVALPLQIAEMEKMSKMFLIDDINRKWRDEVGDALTGAWDHDERLRVMDADGIAGEIIFPDGITEMNTPPFGAGLSLPVEDRIVPELQWAGARAHNRWLAELVSMAPARRLGVALVPALWDVDEAVKEVEWARKNGLGGVLLPCMWRHLDPYHHPKYEPLWSACVANDVAVHFHSGPAPMEDAFGPIANPDGVVRPGAMGIYVSEVVWWAVRPLTFLIWGGVLERHPKLRIAITESTTIWAPEYLALLDQRYSETHYSAKLGDYRSHLKSKPSEYFARQVALGASCMSRREAELRYAIGLSNIMWGSDYPHPEGTWPVTMPQVHETFDGLPENEVAAMLGLNAARFYGFDVDALAPIAARIGPATASFK, from the coding sequence ATGGATCGCTTCCTCGTCATTTCGTCGGATTGTCACGCCGGGCTGCCGCCCGATCAGTACCGCAACTATCTCGATCCGCAGTACCGCGAGTTGTTCGACGTCGCGCTGCCTCTGCAGATCGCAGAAATGGAAAAGATGTCGAAGATGTTCCTGATCGACGACATCAACCGCAAGTGGCGCGACGAAGTCGGCGACGCCCTGACCGGCGCGTGGGATCACGACGAGCGCCTGCGCGTGATGGACGCGGACGGCATCGCCGGCGAAATCATCTTCCCCGACGGAATCACCGAGATGAACACGCCGCCGTTCGGCGCGGGCCTGTCGCTGCCGGTCGAGGACCGCATCGTGCCCGAGCTGCAGTGGGCCGGCGCGCGCGCACACAACCGCTGGCTGGCCGAGCTCGTATCGATGGCGCCGGCGCGCCGTCTCGGCGTCGCGCTGGTTCCCGCACTGTGGGACGTCGACGAGGCGGTCAAGGAAGTCGAGTGGGCGCGGAAGAACGGGCTCGGCGGCGTGCTGCTGCCGTGCATGTGGCGGCATCTCGATCCGTACCACCATCCCAAATACGAGCCGCTGTGGTCGGCGTGCGTGGCGAACGACGTCGCGGTGCATTTTCATTCGGGCCCCGCGCCGATGGAGGACGCGTTCGGCCCGATCGCCAATCCGGACGGCGTCGTGCGGCCGGGCGCGATGGGCATCTACGTTTCCGAGGTGGTGTGGTGGGCCGTGCGCCCGCTCACGTTCCTGATCTGGGGCGGCGTGCTCGAGCGGCATCCGAAGCTCCGCATCGCGATCACCGAGAGCACCACGATCTGGGCGCCGGAGTATCTCGCGCTGCTCGACCAGCGCTATTCGGAAACGCACTATTCGGCGAAGCTCGGCGACTACCGAAGTCATCTCAAGAGCAAGCCGAGCGAGTACTTCGCGCGCCAGGTTGCGCTCGGCGCGTCGTGCATGTCACGCCGCGAAGCCGAGCTGCGCTACGCGATCGGGCTTTCGAACATCATGTGGGGCAGCGATTATCCGCATCCCGAAGGCACGTGGCCGGTGACGATGCCGCAGGTGCATGAAACGTTCGACGGCCTTCCCGAGAACGAAGTCGCCGCCATGCTCGGCCTCAACGCCGCGCGCTTCTACGGCTTCGACGTCGACGCGCTAGCCCCGATCGCCGCGCGCATAGGTCCTGCAACCGCGAGTTTTAAATAA
- a CDS encoding acetoacetate decarboxylase family protein: protein MGKLRYVKTSDQIAKARQNNAEFLESTVRSLRFVYRTDPEVAAALVPQPLEVDPASHVCVTFSHVAIHLSPDFTFEIGSAIFGVKASYEGVAGIYLVTMPMTTEQAVVPGRETFGEPKKIAAIEFKKDGQNVMSEVTRMGMTYLEGKGTIGAALGAREFVEYGYCYKAFPACEKSRAFDGDPLLVRLEWRHKHTGAWKLDGAALNLYDSPFDPVADVPVREIVSAEYEEGSAESNGRVLRSIPGQWLEPFLHQRYDDTSGDGLEL, encoded by the coding sequence ATGGGGAAGCTGCGTTACGTCAAGACCTCCGATCAGATTGCAAAGGCACGGCAGAACAATGCGGAGTTCCTCGAGAGCACCGTGCGCTCGCTGCGTTTCGTCTACCGGACCGATCCCGAGGTGGCTGCGGCGCTCGTGCCGCAGCCGCTCGAGGTCGATCCGGCGTCGCACGTATGCGTGACGTTCTCGCACGTCGCGATCCACCTGTCTCCGGACTTCACGTTCGAGATCGGCTCGGCGATTTTCGGCGTCAAGGCATCCTACGAGGGCGTCGCCGGCATCTACCTGGTGACGATGCCGATGACGACCGAGCAGGCCGTCGTCCCCGGCCGCGAAACCTTCGGCGAGCCGAAGAAGATCGCTGCGATCGAGTTCAAGAAGGACGGCCAGAACGTGATGAGCGAAGTCACGCGCATGGGGATGACGTACCTCGAGGGAAAGGGAACGATCGGTGCTGCGCTCGGGGCCCGTGAATTCGTCGAGTACGGTTACTGCTACAAGGCGTTTCCGGCGTGCGAGAAGAGCCGCGCGTTCGACGGCGATCCGCTTCTGGTGCGGCTCGAGTGGCGCCACAAGCACACCGGAGCGTGGAAGCTCGACGGCGCTGCCCTCAATCTGTACGACTCGCCGTTCGATCCCGTGGCCGACGTGCCCGTGCGCGAGATCGTCTCGGCGGAATACGAAGAAGGCAGCGCAGAGAGCAACGGCCGCGTGCTGCGCAGCATTCCCGGCCAGTGGCTGGAGCCGTTCCTGCACCAGCGTTACGACGATACGTCCGGCGACGGCCTCGAGCTGTGA
- a CDS encoding SDR family NAD(P)-dependent oxidoreductase, which translates to MKDFRGKTAVITGSASGIGNALAHSLAREGARVVLADIEQGALDAAVTALRETGADAIGVRTDVSSFESVQALEKAAVSAFGNVHILVSNAGVGAHEDVPVWELPLNDWRWCMAVNVWGVIHGIKAFLPGMLAHGEEGHVVNTSSGNGGLILVPTTPIYSATKAAVSAITESLHLQLAMQGAKIRAHVLYPGPHIVASNIFTAARNRPEEFRRETEQIAPPITLESLGQIFDAMGRKLETTSPAEVAEHAMDGLRADRFYILPWTSDGKTRFRERVEGILDCRNPEPRFF; encoded by the coding sequence ATGAAGGACTTCCGCGGAAAGACCGCAGTCATCACGGGATCGGCGAGCGGAATCGGCAACGCGCTCGCCCATTCGCTGGCGCGCGAGGGCGCGCGCGTGGTGCTGGCCGATATCGAACAGGGCGCGCTCGATGCGGCCGTCACTGCGCTGCGTGAAACCGGCGCAGACGCGATCGGTGTGCGCACCGACGTGTCATCGTTCGAGTCGGTGCAGGCGCTCGAGAAGGCGGCGGTCTCCGCGTTCGGCAACGTACACATCCTCGTCAGCAACGCGGGCGTCGGTGCGCACGAGGACGTTCCGGTCTGGGAGCTGCCGCTCAACGACTGGCGATGGTGCATGGCCGTCAACGTCTGGGGCGTGATCCACGGCATCAAGGCATTCCTGCCGGGCATGCTCGCGCACGGCGAGGAAGGCCACGTCGTGAACACGTCATCCGGAAACGGCGGCCTGATCCTCGTGCCGACGACGCCGATCTATTCCGCCACCAAGGCCGCCGTCAGCGCGATCACCGAGAGCCTGCATCTCCAGCTCGCGATGCAGGGCGCAAAGATCCGCGCGCACGTCCTCTATCCCGGTCCTCACATCGTCGCGTCCAACATCTTCACGGCGGCGCGAAACCGGCCCGAGGAATTCCGGCGCGAGACCGAGCAGATCGCGCCGCCGATCACGCTCGAAAGCCTCGGTCAGATTTTCGATGCGATGGGCCGCAAGCTCGAGACGACGTCACCCGCCGAGGTGGCCGAGCACGCAATGGACGGGCTGCGGGCCGACCGCTTCTACATCCTGCCGTGGACCAGCGACGGGAAGACGAGGTTTCGCGAACGCGTCGAGGGCATTCTCGATTGCCGCAATCCCGAGCCGCGGTTCTTCTGA